GATCTCGACGCCGTATGTGGCACGATCGAACCTGCCCTTGAATGTGCGCGAGGCGAACGACTCGGAGAGGGCCTGCTTCGCCAGGTTGAATCCATTCACGGCCGCACTGCGGGCAATCGTCTCATACTGGAGATTAGCGACGCGCTCGGACGCACGAAGCATGCCCGACTTGCTGCTGTTGGAATAGACCGTGCTCATCGCGCCAAATGCTGCGATTGCAATCAATGCGGCTTTACCCATTGTCTATGTGGATTGCGGGTCGCTTGAATATCCTCGGCGCAGAGCCCTCCCTCCTTCGCGAAGCGACGCTGTTGAACAAACCTGTCAAATTGCTGACCCCTGCCGGCTGAATTGAGTCGCCAGCAATGTGAATTATTGAAGAAGGTATCGGCGGGCCGTGGTCGGGAATTAAGAGAGATGGCGCATGTAATGGGTGATCATCAGTTCGCGGCACCGAAGGAGTTGTACTACTCAATACTCCTCCCGTGTCATTGCGAACGCAGCGAAGCAATCTGAGACACCCGTGAAATCAGGTCGACGTCCTGGCTTGCGTCATTCATCACCGCAGCTCGCCCCACGTCATGCCGACCACCCCCACGCGTCATCCCGAGCGAAGTGAGGGACCTGTGCAATCGGATTGGCAGACGATCACAAGGGTCCTCGACTGGCTCGGGGTGACGCTGCGTATTCGAACGACAAGTCGCTGCCCTCGTCATTGCGAGCGCAGCGAAGACATATTAGACGCCCGGGGTATTCACTCGACGCCCGGATTGCGTCAATCGTCACCGATGCTCGTCCCACGTCATCCCGAACGACGTGAGGGACCGATGGAATCGGTTCGGCAGACGGGTCACAGAGGCCCCTCGACTGGCTCGGGGTGACACTGCGTAGTCGAACGACAAGTCGCTGCCCTCGTCATCGCGAGCGCCGCGAAGCAATCTGAAACGCCCGCGAAATCAAGTCGACGTCCTGGATTGCCCAATCGTCGCATAGGACCGCTCCGGTTCTTGTACCCAAACGAAGTAAGGTACCTGTGCGATCGGGTTGGCGGGCCTGCGACAAAGATCGTTCGACTCGCCCGCAGTGACATGATGGTCGGCGAGAAGTCGAAGACAGGGACAAACAAAAGGGGTGCCTTCGGCTCGCCCTTCCGAAGACACCCCGAGCGCATTAAGTGCGCCATGGGTTTCAAATTCCCCCGAGCCTACTGCTCGTTGTACCCGACCACGTGGTACGTGTACTTGAAATCGTTCTGCCAGAACTGCGTAAGGCCCGACGATGCCGACTTGAACAGGATGTTCGGCGTGCCGGCGAGGATAAGCTTCCCTCTTGCCGCAAGGCTGCCTCGCAGCGTCGGTGTGCCTTTTCCTGTACTTATGTCGCCGCCAGCATACATCTGCGCCTCAACCGTGCGATCACCCGAAAGGCTGATATTGCCACTGCTGGTCACGCCGATGCTACTCTCAGAAGCACCGTCATAGCCGGAGTCCCCTGCCGTCAGATCACCCTTAAGGTCCACGTTGCCCTCCACGACGAAGTGAACGTAGCCATCGATCTGGGTGTCGCCCGTGATGTTCAGATCACCTTCGATGTACCAGACGTAGGGATCGTCTCGGGTTCCACCAAAGTCGTATGAACCTGACAGCTCAGTGGTGCCAGTAGTCGAATTGTCGACCATCGGGTTCCCAAAGGCGTCGACCGCGCTCAGATAGTCCACTTCAGTGAAGTCCGGTATGGGAATCGGATCCGCATCGTAGTGAGTTGGGAGATTCGTCGGATTGTAATTCGGGTCAAACGAATTGTCCACGTGAACACCATTTGCACCATTGCTGTATGAACCGAAGCCGTTGATGTCCACGGAATTGCCACTCACATTGAGCGTGCCGTTCGTGTGGACGTTGGCATTCATGTCGCTTGACAAGTCGCTCGAGACTGTGACGTCCACATTACCTTTGAACTCGATATCGCTGTCGGTGGCGATAGCATAC
The DNA window shown above is from Rhodothermales bacterium and carries:
- a CDS encoding polymer-forming cytoskeletal protein — protein: MGKALALAAVAFISLGTYYGAQRSSSEIETRRRVSNGQYETLARNAALAGLNVAKQRISESAWTGKDTRGRHQDGNYTTSIKVQGAKRATIESVGTVRNAGRMSENYAIRVLMDRRLQLPEEPPKFMQYAIATDSDIEFKGNVDVTVSSDLSSDMNANVHTNGTLNVSGNSVDINGFGSYSNGANGVHVDNSFDPNYNPTNLPTHYDADPIPIPDFTEVDYLSAVDAFGNPMVDNSTTGTTELSGSYDFGGTRDDPYVWYIEGDLNITGDTQIDGYVHFVVEGNVDLKGDLTAGDSGYDGASESSIGVTSSGNISLSGDRTVEAQMYAGGDISTGKGTPTLRGSLAARGKLILAGTPNILFKSASSGLTQFWQNDFKYTYHVVGYNEQ